One Paenibacillus sp. FSL W8-0186 genomic window carries:
- a CDS encoding CoA-binding protein codes for MAFENPSREEIKGILEHAGNIAVVGLSDKPDRTSYMVAQAMQSNGYRIIPVNPAVSGQILGEQVYASLADVPEPIDIVNVFRRSEYTPEVAREAVAARAKVLWLQQGIISEEAAQIAEQGGLKVIMDRCIKVEDSILLGKSRQ; via the coding sequence ATGGCTTTTGAAAATCCCAGCCGCGAGGAAATCAAGGGAATTTTGGAGCATGCGGGCAATATCGCCGTCGTCGGGCTGTCCGACAAGCCAGACCGCACATCCTACATGGTAGCCCAAGCGATGCAGAGCAACGGCTACCGCATTATTCCAGTGAACCCGGCGGTAAGCGGGCAGATTCTCGGCGAACAGGTGTATGCTTCCTTGGCGGACGTACCTGAGCCGATCGATATCGTCAACGTATTTCGGCGCAGCGAATATACTCCGGAGGTGGCCCGCGAAGCGGTGGCGGCCCGTGCCAAGGTGCTGTGGCTCCAGCAGGGAATCATCAGCGAGGAGGCAGCGCAGATCGCTGAGCAGGGCGGCTTGAAGGTGATCATGGACCGGTGTATCAAGGTAGAGGACAGCATATTGCTCGGCAAGAGCCGGCAATAA
- the gndA gene encoding NADP-dependent phosphogluconate dehydrogenase → MSKQQIGVIGLAVMGKNLALNIESRGFTVSVYNRSPEKTHDMLANEAKGKNVVGTFSVEEFVNSLEVPRKILIMVQAGPATDATIEQLLPYLDQGDIIIDGGNAYFPDTQRRSKELEAKGFRFIGTGVSGGEEGALNGPSIMPGGQESAYKLVEPILTAISAKVNGDPCCTYIGPDGAGHYVKMVHNGIEYGDMQLIGEAYHLLKDVLGLDAKELHEIFTEWNKGELDSYLIEITADIFSQYDEETGKPMVDVILDAAGQKGTGKWTSQSALDLGVPLSMITESVFSRFLSAMKEERVAASKILSGPAASSFDGDKQEFIENVRKALFASKIVSYAQGFAQMRAASDEYGWDLKYGNIAMIFRGGCIIRSQFLHNIKEAYDRDPGLKNLLLDPYFKNIVETYQDAWRQVISAAVSRGIPVPGFSSALSYYDSYRTERLPANLLQAQRDYFGAHTFKRVDKEGVFHHQWF, encoded by the coding sequence ATGTCGAAACAACAAATTGGCGTTATCGGCCTTGCCGTTATGGGTAAGAACCTCGCCCTAAATATTGAAAGCAGAGGGTTCACTGTCTCGGTGTATAACCGCTCCCCTGAGAAAACTCACGATATGCTCGCAAACGAAGCGAAGGGCAAAAACGTGGTTGGTACATTCTCGGTTGAAGAGTTTGTCAATTCCTTGGAAGTGCCCCGTAAAATCCTGATCATGGTACAAGCAGGTCCAGCTACCGACGCAACGATCGAGCAGCTCCTTCCTTACCTGGATCAAGGCGATATCATTATCGATGGAGGCAATGCCTACTTCCCGGATACGCAGCGCCGCAGCAAAGAGCTTGAAGCCAAAGGCTTCCGCTTTATCGGCACAGGGGTATCCGGCGGTGAGGAAGGCGCGCTGAACGGCCCTTCGATCATGCCTGGCGGCCAGGAAAGTGCATATAAATTAGTCGAGCCGATTCTTACGGCCATTTCCGCTAAAGTGAACGGCGATCCATGCTGTACATATATCGGTCCAGACGGTGCAGGCCACTATGTCAAGATGGTGCATAACGGAATTGAGTATGGCGATATGCAGCTGATCGGCGAAGCCTACCACCTGCTCAAGGACGTGCTTGGCCTGGATGCCAAGGAACTGCATGAAATTTTCACCGAGTGGAACAAAGGCGAACTCGACAGCTACTTGATCGAGATTACGGCGGACATCTTCTCGCAATACGATGAAGAGACCGGCAAACCGATGGTCGATGTCATTCTTGATGCTGCCGGACAGAAGGGAACAGGCAAATGGACAAGCCAAAGCGCTCTTGACCTCGGCGTGCCGTTGTCCATGATTACAGAATCTGTATTCTCCCGCTTCTTGTCCGCGATGAAGGAAGAGCGCGTTGCCGCAAGCAAAATTTTGAGCGGCCCGGCTGCCAGCTCTTTTGACGGCGACAAACAGGAGTTCATTGAAAATGTTCGCAAAGCGCTGTTCGCCAGCAAGATCGTATCCTACGCTCAAGGCTTTGCACAAATGAGAGCAGCTTCCGACGAGTACGGCTGGGATTTGAAATACGGCAATATCGCGATGATTTTCCGCGGCGGCTGCATTATCCGTTCCCAGTTCCTGCATAACATCAAGGAAGCTTACGACCGTGATCCTGGCCTGAAGAACCTGCTTCTCGATCCTTACTTCAAGAACATCGTGGAAACATATCAGGATGCATGGCGCCAAGTGATCTCGGCAGCGGTCTCCCGCGGCATTCCGGTACCAGGCTTCTCCAGCGCATTGTCCTACTACGACAGCTACCGTACGGAGCGCCTGCCAGCTAACCTGCTGCAAGCGCAGCGCGACTACTTTGGGGCGCATACGTTCAAGCGCGTTGACAAAGAAGGCGTATTCCATCATCAATGGTTCTAA
- a CDS encoding DUF1054 domain-containing protein encodes MNFTGFHSQDFDSLTVPGLEPRMEAIIANIRPKLEALGGTLAPYLSALCGEEMFPHVAKHARRTINPPEDTWIAWSSSKRGYKALPHFQVGMFSTHLFIIFAVIYESPNKETIARYLEKHTAKVDKLVPADFYWSTDHMKPEGTLHREMNKEALLQMAGKLKAVKKSELLCGLRLDRDHPLLQDGEGLTHKIEQTFETLLPLYKGSF; translated from the coding sequence ATGAATTTTACCGGCTTTCACAGCCAAGATTTCGATAGCCTGACCGTACCAGGGCTTGAGCCGCGGATGGAAGCGATCATCGCGAATATCCGTCCCAAGCTCGAAGCGCTTGGAGGAACGCTTGCTCCTTACTTGTCGGCCCTGTGCGGCGAAGAGATGTTCCCGCATGTCGCGAAGCACGCGAGACGGACGATCAATCCGCCGGAGGATACGTGGATTGCCTGGAGCAGCAGCAAGCGCGGCTACAAAGCGCTGCCGCATTTCCAGGTAGGGATGTTCTCCACCCACCTGTTCATCATTTTTGCGGTTATTTATGAAAGCCCGAATAAGGAAACGATCGCCCGGTATTTGGAGAAGCATACAGCCAAAGTAGACAAGCTCGTGCCGGCTGATTTCTACTGGTCGACCGACCATATGAAGCCCGAGGGAACGCTCCACCGGGAAATGAATAAAGAGGCACTGCTGCAAATGGCCGGCAAGCTCAAAGCCGTGAAAAAATCCGAGCTGCTGTGCGGATTGCGCCTCGATCGCGATCACCCCCTTCTTCAAGATGGCGAGGGGCTGACCCATAAGATCGAACAAACCTTTGAGACGTTACTGCCGCTCTACAAAGGATCCTTCTGA
- a CDS encoding shikimate kinase, with translation MRNNIILVGMMGTGKSTVGAALAEKAGYRLIDLDQQIEEEAKCTIPELFANYGETYFRDMESALLSRVLQEGGVVLATGGGAVLREENRSIMLEQGWVVALTADLESILKRVGEDPGRPLLAGGAKERLTVLLEERKHAYDFAHVKIDTTGKTPDVLASEILMHYRG, from the coding sequence ATGAGAAACAATATTATACTGGTAGGAATGATGGGCACAGGCAAGTCGACGGTAGGAGCCGCTCTTGCTGAAAAGGCTGGCTATCGCCTGATCGATCTCGATCAACAGATCGAAGAGGAGGCGAAGTGCACAATTCCCGAATTGTTTGCCAATTACGGCGAGACTTATTTCCGGGATATGGAGTCGGCATTGCTGAGCCGGGTTCTGCAAGAAGGCGGGGTAGTGCTGGCGACCGGCGGCGGGGCCGTCCTGCGCGAAGAGAACCGCTCCATCATGCTGGAACAGGGCTGGGTTGTTGCCCTTACCGCCGACCTGGAGAGCATCCTGAAGCGTGTTGGCGAGGATCCGGGCAGGCCGCTGCTTGCCGGAGGGGCGAAGGAGAGACTAACCGTCCTCCTGGAAGAGCGCAAGCATGCTTATGATTTTGCTCACGTCAAAATCGATACCACGGGTAAAACTCCGGACGTCCTAGCGTCTGAGATTTTAATGCATTACCGCGGTTAA
- a CDS encoding MFS transporter, which produces MEITTKLVSKKLLTPTFISLWIIMFLVEFVKGALIVSILPVYMGDVLHLSAFAIGLSFSLQYIGDNVFRSPAGWFIERVGFRLTMMLGLLLTFVAVLIIAMADKMGMIVLGCALIGIGTAPLWPCVLMGISAVTRENNNFGTAMGVIQISSLGGTGLGPVIINFFVDGSYRPVFWVLLALMGIVVIVSLFLPGKSKMKSSPGTAGQPSEEPSLWEGGVKGVLNNVRQSIRHIKENLHVSRLLFPALFLQTFAIGLLTPVITLYVRTELDLSPEAFSALLVTGGGITVIGLIPIGRLVDRFGTKWFLHIGFALSSVAIGLFAVTRSISLVWILVILIGISYACILPTWDTMISHMLPEGEKGTVWGLFLTVQGSGMVVGPIISGKMWDMLGPSAPFMASAIVMGILFFVHIIISRQKSSLPRA; this is translated from the coding sequence GTGGAAATAACGACCAAACTCGTAAGCAAGAAACTGCTGACTCCGACTTTCATTAGCTTATGGATCATTATGTTCCTGGTGGAGTTCGTAAAGGGAGCATTAATCGTATCAATTTTACCTGTGTACATGGGGGATGTACTGCATCTTAGCGCGTTCGCAATCGGATTATCCTTCTCGCTTCAGTATATTGGCGATAACGTGTTTCGCAGCCCGGCCGGCTGGTTCATTGAGCGGGTCGGTTTCAGGCTGACGATGATGCTGGGGCTCTTGCTGACGTTTGTTGCCGTCCTGATTATCGCCATGGCGGATAAAATGGGCATGATCGTCCTCGGATGCGCGCTGATCGGCATCGGCACCGCTCCGCTATGGCCATGCGTTCTGATGGGCATTTCCGCCGTTACGCGCGAGAACAACAATTTCGGCACCGCGATGGGCGTCATTCAAATCTCCAGCTTGGGCGGGACAGGCTTAGGCCCGGTCATTATTAATTTTTTTGTGGACGGCTCGTATCGGCCGGTCTTCTGGGTTCTGCTTGCTTTGATGGGAATCGTGGTCATCGTGTCTTTGTTCCTGCCGGGAAAAAGCAAGATGAAGAGCAGTCCGGGTACGGCGGGACAACCATCGGAGGAGCCTTCTCTTTGGGAAGGCGGAGTCAAGGGAGTGCTCAACAATGTCCGCCAATCGATCCGCCATATTAAAGAGAATCTCCATGTCAGCCGGTTACTGTTCCCGGCGCTTTTCCTGCAGACCTTCGCGATTGGGCTGCTGACCCCGGTCATCACCTTGTATGTGCGGACGGAGCTTGATTTATCACCGGAAGCCTTCAGCGCCCTGCTCGTTACCGGAGGGGGGATCACTGTAATCGGCCTAATTCCGATCGGCCGGCTGGTGGACCGTTTCGGGACAAAATGGTTTCTGCATATCGGCTTCGCGCTCTCTTCCGTAGCGATCGGGCTGTTTGCCGTAACTCGCTCCATTTCTCTCGTCTGGATCCTCGTCATCCTCATCGGGATCAGTTATGCGTGCATTTTGCCGACATGGGATACGATGATTTCCCATATGCTTCCCGAAGGGGAGAAGGGGACCGTGTGGGGCCTCTTCCTCACGGTACAGGGATCAGGGATGGTCGTAGGACCGATCATCTCGGGCAAAATGTGGGACATGCTCGGCCCTTCAGCGCCGTTTATGGCTAGCGCCATTGTGATGGGCATTCTGTTCTTTGTCCATATCATCATATCCCGTCAAAAAAGCAGCCTTCCCCGAGCGTAA
- the ccpA gene encoding catabolite control protein A has translation MTVTIYDVAREAGVSMATVSRVVNNNPNVKPQTRKKVYEAIERLGYRPNAVARGLASKKTTTVGVVIPDISNSIFAEIARGIEDIANMYHYNIILCNADKKKEKEIRVINTLLEKQVDGLLFMGGAVTEEHMQAFQTSSVPVVLCATSDENGTIPSVDIDHEAAAFDAVSTLIRHGHREIAMISGTLQDPANGYARFQGYKRALETAGIQYQEDLVRIGNYRYESGVEAMKYFLGLKKRPTAIFAATDEMAIGAIHSIQDEGLKVPEDFSIISVDNIRMASMVRPQLTTVAQPMYDLGAVAMRLLTKLMKKETVESSKVILPHETILRLSVSHV, from the coding sequence GTGACGGTTACCATTTATGATGTGGCACGTGAAGCAGGCGTCTCAATGGCCACGGTTTCACGGGTTGTCAACAACAACCCCAATGTGAAGCCGCAAACCCGGAAAAAAGTATACGAAGCAATTGAACGGTTGGGATATCGTCCGAATGCGGTTGCAAGAGGCCTTGCGAGCAAGAAGACGACTACGGTTGGCGTAGTCATTCCGGACATCTCAAATTCAATTTTCGCTGAAATCGCCCGGGGTATTGAAGACATCGCTAACATGTACCACTATAACATTATTTTATGTAATGCGGACAAGAAGAAGGAGAAGGAAATCCGCGTCATCAACACGCTGCTCGAGAAGCAGGTGGACGGGCTTCTCTTTATGGGCGGAGCAGTGACGGAAGAGCATATGCAGGCTTTCCAGACCTCCTCTGTTCCGGTTGTGTTGTGTGCGACGAGCGATGAGAACGGAACAATTCCTTCCGTTGATATCGATCATGAGGCTGCTGCCTTCGATGCTGTCAGCACACTGATTCGCCATGGCCATCGCGAGATTGCCATGATCAGTGGAACGCTGCAGGATCCTGCCAACGGATATGCGCGGTTCCAGGGTTACAAGCGCGCGCTCGAAACTGCGGGCATTCAGTACCAGGAGGATCTGGTGCGGATTGGCAATTACCGCTACGAATCCGGTGTCGAAGCGATGAAGTATTTCCTGGGTCTTAAGAAGCGCCCGACGGCAATCTTCGCCGCCACGGATGAAATGGCGATTGGAGCAATCCACAGCATTCAGGACGAAGGTCTCAAAGTGCCGGAGGATTTCTCAATTATTAGTGTGGATAACATTCGCATGGCTTCGATGGTTCGGCCGCAGCTGACTACGGTCGCACAGCCGATGTACGACCTTGGTGCGGTAGCGATGCGTCTGTTGACGAAATTGATGAAGAAAGAGACTGTAGAGAGCTCGAAGGTGATTCTGCCGCATGAGACGATTCTTCGCTTGTCGGTCAGCCATGTATAA
- a CDS encoding 5'-methylthioadenosine/adenosylhomocysteine nucleosidase, whose product MAATIGLMGAMDEEIALLLEQVEGQNTVIHAGISFVTGQLHGKEVVVCKSGVGKVNAAATTQVLVDRFGADTILFTGVAGAVHPELNIGDIVISSSCQQHDMDVTPLGFARGIIPYQDVSDFPADKKLIRLAEEACSKLCEDNNFIVGKVLSGDQFISDYDYVRELHETMDGACVEMEGAAVAQVCHMNGVPYVILRSMSDKADGTADVNFAEFTVLAARHSFEILNEMVAGLNR is encoded by the coding sequence ATGGCCGCAACAATCGGGCTGATGGGCGCCATGGATGAAGAAATCGCTCTGCTGCTGGAGCAGGTAGAGGGGCAGAATACCGTCATACATGCCGGAATCAGCTTTGTAACCGGGCAGCTGCACGGCAAAGAGGTTGTCGTATGCAAGTCGGGCGTCGGCAAAGTCAATGCCGCTGCAACGACACAGGTGCTGGTGGATCGGTTCGGAGCAGACACGATACTATTTACAGGAGTGGCAGGTGCGGTTCACCCCGAGCTTAACATCGGGGATATCGTGATTTCCTCTTCATGCCAGCAGCATGACATGGACGTTACGCCGCTCGGCTTTGCCCGCGGTATAATTCCTTATCAGGACGTATCGGATTTTCCGGCAGACAAGAAACTGATCCGTCTGGCGGAAGAGGCCTGCTCCAAACTGTGCGAGGATAACAACTTTATCGTAGGCAAGGTGCTGTCTGGCGACCAGTTTATTTCCGATTATGATTATGTCCGCGAGCTTCACGAGACGATGGACGGCGCCTGCGTGGAGATGGAAGGGGCAGCTGTAGCGCAAGTATGCCATATGAATGGAGTGCCTTACGTCATTCTCCGCTCGATGTCCGACAAGGCCGACGGCACGGCGGACGTCAATTTCGCCGAATTTACGGTGCTCGCTGCCCGGCATTCGTTTGAAATTCTAAACGAGATGGTCGCCGGCCTGAACCGTTAA
- the aroA gene encoding 3-phosphoshikimate 1-carboxyvinyltransferase: MDVIVRPTPELSGEIGALSSKNYTTRYLLVAALAEGTSTIYYPAHSEDSDAMRRCIADLGAVLEEDEEKIVITGFGRKPRDVKELNVGNAGAVLRFLMGIAALCPEVTFVNTYPDSLGKRPHDDLITALQQLGVEVDHQEGRLPITIRGGNPKGGKITVSGAVSSQYLSALLFLTPLLEEDSEIEVLDDLKSKVVVGQTLEVLEQAGIIIHASDDYMSFKVPGRQSYQAKTYTVQGDYPGSAAILAAAAVTKSDVKVHRLAERSKQGERAVVDVLQMMDVPLTHVNDTVHVQGNGRLRPVEFDGDAATDAVLAMVAAAVFAEGTSRFYNVENLRYKECDRITDYLNELRKAGANVEERQAEIIVHGRPSGLEGGVEINAHYDHRVIMALTIVGLRCREPLVIKDAHHVAKSYPQFFDHMKALGAQVEWV; the protein is encoded by the coding sequence ATGGACGTTATCGTTAGACCAACGCCCGAGCTTAGCGGTGAAATCGGGGCGCTATCATCGAAAAATTATACAACGCGCTATCTGCTCGTTGCCGCGCTAGCCGAAGGGACGAGCACCATATATTATCCTGCGCACAGCGAGGACAGTGACGCCATGCGCCGCTGCATTGCCGACCTGGGGGCGGTGCTGGAGGAGGATGAGGAGAAGATCGTCATTACGGGCTTTGGCCGGAAGCCGAGGGATGTCAAGGAATTGAACGTAGGCAATGCCGGAGCCGTGCTGCGGTTTCTAATGGGCATCGCCGCGCTGTGTCCTGAGGTGACCTTCGTTAACACCTATCCTGATTCCCTAGGCAAACGTCCGCATGATGATTTGATTACGGCTCTACAGCAGCTTGGCGTCGAGGTCGACCATCAGGAAGGACGGCTGCCGATCACAATTCGCGGCGGCAATCCGAAGGGCGGCAAGATCACCGTATCCGGCGCAGTCAGCTCGCAGTATTTGAGCGCCCTCTTGTTCCTGACCCCTCTTCTGGAGGAGGACAGCGAAATCGAGGTGCTGGACGATTTGAAATCGAAGGTCGTTGTCGGCCAGACGCTCGAAGTTCTGGAGCAGGCGGGAATCATCATTCATGCCAGCGACGATTACATGAGCTTCAAGGTCCCCGGCCGCCAGAGCTATCAGGCGAAGACCTACACGGTACAGGGCGATTATCCGGGCTCGGCGGCCATTCTGGCGGCAGCTGCGGTAACAAAGTCCGATGTGAAGGTGCACCGTCTCGCCGAGCGCAGCAAACAGGGCGAGCGGGCGGTAGTGGATGTCCTGCAAATGATGGACGTGCCGCTGACCCATGTGAACGATACGGTTCACGTACAAGGCAATGGCCGCTTGCGTCCGGTTGAGTTCGATGGCGATGCAGCGACCGATGCGGTGCTGGCTATGGTGGCCGCCGCAGTGTTTGCCGAAGGAACGTCCCGTTTCTATAACGTAGAGAATTTAAGGTATAAAGAATGCGATCGGATTACAGATTATTTGAACGAGCTGAGAAAAGCCGGCGCGAACGTAGAGGAGCGCCAGGCCGAGATCATCGTGCACGGCCGTCCGAGCGGGCTTGAAGGGGGCGTCGAGATCAACGCCCACTATGATCACCGCGTCATTATGGCTTTGACGATTGTCGGCCTGCGCTGCCGCGAGCCGCTGGTCATCAAGGACGCCCATCACGTCGCCAAATCGTATCCGCAATTTTTTGATCATATGAAGGCGCTTGGCGCTCAGGTAGAATGGGTATAA
- the ptsP gene encoding phosphoenolpyruvate--protein phosphotransferase: MIQGVAAAAGVAIGKAFVLPAWEWDLPDRQMDKVDLAAEFERLYEGIRTSKTEIEVMKNEVKEAVGVEESSIFDAHLAILEDPVFMSEIRGIIERQYKAAEVAVKEATDHFVTMFDLLDDEYMKERALDIKDVGNRLLKHLLGTPDITLPADTQPYILVAKELSPSQLVHMNPDNVLGMVTMAGGKTSHSAIMARALGIPLVSGLEHKLGTPLKTGDMLVVDGDEGLIYVEPDQEIIDRYTELAEIQRKRKEQLQLLATVEAITRDGVRFRLAGNISSVKDLEQVLHYGAEGAGLFRTEFLYMDRSSFPSEEEQFDIYRQVAEKAGRYSVVIRTLDIGGDKQLEYFELPEEDNPFLGYRAIRISLNSKEMFKTQLTAILRASAYGSLKIMLPMISSLEEVRHAKQILAEAKSDLDQRGIAYDDGIPVGVMIEVPAAAAIADLLAKEADFFSIGTNDLVQYVLAVDRMNETIAHMYQPFHPAVLRLLRQAITAGQDAGIPVSVCGELAGDEKAIPIWLYLGVRDLSMSPQSLLRVKHRILNAEASAGREAGANCYRLATGAEVEAELTRFAESCVWQNH, translated from the coding sequence ATGATACAGGGCGTCGCTGCAGCAGCGGGCGTAGCCATCGGCAAGGCATTCGTGCTGCCTGCCTGGGAATGGGATTTGCCGGACCGCCAGATGGATAAGGTGGATTTGGCCGCAGAGTTTGAGAGACTGTATGAAGGCATACGTACATCCAAGACGGAAATTGAAGTGATGAAAAATGAAGTCAAAGAAGCGGTAGGGGTTGAGGAGTCGAGCATTTTTGACGCCCATTTGGCCATTTTGGAGGATCCCGTATTCATGAGCGAAATCCGCGGGATCATCGAACGTCAGTACAAAGCGGCGGAAGTTGCCGTGAAAGAAGCAACGGATCATTTTGTCACCATGTTTGATCTGCTAGATGATGAGTATATGAAGGAGCGGGCGCTTGATATCAAGGATGTAGGCAATCGCCTGCTGAAGCATTTACTCGGCACGCCCGATATTACGCTTCCGGCCGATACCCAGCCCTATATATTGGTGGCCAAGGAATTATCACCCTCCCAGCTTGTACATATGAATCCAGATAATGTGCTGGGCATGGTTACGATGGCTGGGGGCAAGACCTCGCATTCGGCGATTATGGCCCGGGCTCTAGGGATTCCCCTTGTGTCCGGACTGGAGCACAAGCTTGGAACGCCGCTGAAGACGGGCGATATGCTTGTCGTTGACGGCGACGAAGGACTTATTTATGTTGAACCTGATCAGGAAATTATAGACCGCTACACGGAACTGGCCGAAATCCAGCGGAAGCGCAAGGAGCAGCTGCAGCTGCTGGCAACGGTCGAAGCTATTACACGGGACGGCGTCCGCTTTCGGCTGGCGGGCAATATCAGCTCCGTCAAAGATTTGGAGCAGGTGCTGCATTACGGCGCCGAAGGTGCGGGATTGTTCCGCACCGAGTTCCTCTATATGGATCGTTCCAGCTTTCCATCGGAAGAGGAGCAGTTTGATATATACCGGCAGGTTGCCGAGAAGGCAGGCCGCTATTCCGTCGTGATTCGCACGCTCGACATTGGGGGAGATAAGCAGCTGGAATATTTCGAGCTGCCGGAAGAGGATAACCCCTTCCTCGGCTACCGGGCCATCCGCATCAGCTTAAACAGCAAAGAAATGTTCAAGACCCAGTTGACCGCCATCCTCCGTGCCAGCGCCTACGGAAGCTTGAAAATCATGCTGCCGATGATTTCCTCGCTGGAGGAGGTGCGCCATGCGAAGCAAATACTGGCCGAGGCCAAGTCCGATCTCGACCAGCGCGGCATCGCCTACGACGACGGCATTCCGGTCGGCGTCATGATTGAAGTGCCTGCTGCGGCAGCGATCGCCGATCTGCTGGCCAAGGAAGCTGATTTCTTCAGCATTGGCACGAATGATCTGGTGCAGTACGTTCTGGCTGTCGACCGGATGAACGAGACGATCGCCCATATGTACCAGCCATTTCATCCTGCGGTGCTTCGCCTGCTGCGCCAGGCGATTACGGCGGGGCAGGACGCCGGGATTCCGGTCAGTGTCTGCGGAGAACTTGCCGGAGACGAGAAAGCTATCCCGATCTGGCTTTATCTGGGCGTCCGTGATCTGAGCATGTCCCCGCAATCGCTGTTAAGGGTGAAGCACCGGATATTGAATGCCGAAGCTTCCGCAGGACGGGAAGCCGGGGCGAACTGCTATCGGCTTGCGACCGGCGCCGAAGTGGAGGCAGAGCTGACGCGTTTTGCCGAAAGCTGTGTGTGGCAGAACCATTAA
- a CDS encoding type 1 glutamine amidotransferase domain-containing protein has product MLRLTGKRVIALVDEEFEDLELWYPIYRVREEGAEVHLVGPEKGKKYIGKYGVPAEAEYSFEEIDAKDYDGILVPGGWAPDKLRRYGKVLEMVKELHAAKKPIGQICHAGWVLISAKILQGVTVTSTPGIRDDMENAGAIWKDEAVVVDGHIISARRPPDLPPYGKAFVDALAKA; this is encoded by the coding sequence ATATTGAGACTTACTGGTAAAAGAGTTATCGCTTTAGTAGATGAGGAATTCGAGGATTTGGAGCTGTGGTACCCGATTTATCGGGTTCGCGAGGAAGGTGCCGAGGTTCATCTCGTCGGACCGGAGAAAGGCAAAAAATACATCGGCAAGTACGGCGTGCCTGCCGAAGCGGAATATAGCTTCGAGGAAATCGATGCCAAAGACTACGACGGCATCCTCGTTCCGGGCGGCTGGGCCCCGGACAAGCTGCGCCGTTATGGCAAGGTGCTGGAAATGGTCAAAGAACTTCATGCGGCGAAGAAGCCGATTGGCCAAATCTGCCATGCCGGCTGGGTGCTGATATCCGCTAAGATTCTACAGGGCGTTACGGTTACGTCGACACCGGGAATCCGCGATGATATGGAGAACGCAGGCGCGATTTGGAAGGATGAAGCCGTCGTCGTAGACGGGCATATCATCTCAGCCCGCCGTCCGCCGGATCTACCGCCGTACGGCAAAGCGTTCGTGGATGCGCTGGCGAAAGCGTAA
- the ytxJ gene encoding bacillithiol system redox-active protein YtxJ encodes MAGLKRITSIEELAQAMEDSAHRPFLLFKHSTRCPISSGAHREFDAYLNHNPNEAVNYGVIYVLEDRAVSDAAAERLGVKHESPQAILVKNGQAVWHTSHSDITLEALEGILAE; translated from the coding sequence ATGGCTGGTTTGAAAAGAATAACTTCCATAGAAGAGCTTGCCCAGGCTATGGAAGATTCAGCGCACAGGCCGTTTTTGTTATTCAAACATAGTACCCGTTGTCCCATCAGTTCGGGAGCGCACCGGGAGTTCGATGCATACTTAAATCATAATCCCAACGAAGCTGTAAACTACGGTGTGATATACGTTCTCGAAGACAGGGCTGTCTCTGATGCGGCTGCTGAGCGCCTTGGAGTGAAGCATGAGTCCCCTCAAGCCATCCTGGTCAAAAACGGACAAGCCGTTTGGCACACATCCCATTCCGACATTACTTTAGAAGCCCTAGAGGGAATTCTAGCCGAATGA